The following coding sequences are from one Bradyrhizobium sp. WSM471 window:
- a CDS encoding alpha/beta fold hydrolase has translation MPSFHNGAVEIAYLDEGEGDPIILVHGFASSKNVNWVYPTWVSELRKNGRRVIALDNRGHGESAKLYEPAQYSIPTMAGDVLALMDHLAIPQADLMGYSMGGRMTAWLSLNEPQRLRSAILGGIGIGGLIEGTGPGENVAKALEAPSLDDVSDPVGRTFRAFADQTRSDRKALAACLRGTRDLMTKDEAARIDVPVLIAVGSTDDVAGSASALGAIIPGSEVLDIPNRDHMRAVGDKVYKTGVLDFLSRRG, from the coding sequence ATGCCGAGCTTTCACAACGGCGCCGTTGAAATTGCCTATCTCGACGAAGGCGAGGGTGATCCGATCATCCTGGTGCACGGCTTTGCCTCCAGCAAGAACGTGAACTGGGTCTATCCGACCTGGGTCTCGGAGCTGCGCAAGAACGGCCGCCGCGTCATTGCGCTCGACAATCGCGGCCATGGCGAAAGCGCAAAGCTCTACGAGCCGGCGCAGTACTCGATCCCGACCATGGCCGGCGACGTGCTCGCGCTGATGGATCATCTCGCCATCCCGCAGGCCGATCTCATGGGCTATTCGATGGGCGGGCGGATGACGGCCTGGCTCTCCCTCAACGAGCCGCAGCGCCTGCGCTCGGCAATCCTCGGCGGCATCGGCATCGGCGGCCTGATCGAGGGCACCGGGCCCGGCGAGAACGTCGCCAAGGCGCTGGAAGCGCCCTCGCTCGACGACGTCTCCGATCCCGTCGGGCGCACGTTTCGTGCTTTTGCAGACCAGACCCGTTCCGACCGCAAGGCGCTCGCCGCCTGCCTGCGCGGCACGCGCGATCTCATGACGAAGGACGAAGCCGCGCGCATCGACGTGCCGGTGCTGATCGCGGTCGGCAGCACCGACGACGTCGCGGGTTCGGCCAGTGCACTCGGTGCCATCATCCCGGGTTCGGAAGTGCTCGACATTCCGAACCGCGATCACATGCGGGCGGTCGGCGACAAGGTCTACAAGACCGGCGTGCTCGATTTCCTGTCACGCCGCGGCTGA
- a CDS encoding zinc-finger domain-containing protein produces the protein MSDHVVPHFHNDAGVPVIEIGSQEFMCVGANPPFDHPHVFLDLGNDNEIICPYCSTLYRFAADLKAGEARPPECVLKDKVA, from the coding sequence ATGTCCGACCATGTCGTCCCGCACTTCCACAACGATGCCGGTGTCCCCGTCATCGAAATCGGCTCGCAAGAGTTCATGTGCGTGGGCGCGAATCCTCCGTTCGATCATCCGCACGTCTTCCTCGACCTCGGCAACGACAACGAGATCATCTGCCCCTATTGCTCGACGCTGTACCGTTTCGCCGCCGACCTGAAGGCGGGCGAAGCCCGTCCGCCGGAATGCGTCCTGAAGGACAAGGTGGCCTGA
- a CDS encoding FAD-dependent monooxygenase, producing MALSRTIVIAGAGIGGLTAALALAARGFRIVVLEKAERLEEVGAGLQLSPNASRVLVELGLTERLKLRAVIPEAVSIMSARAGGELLRMPLGEAAAARAGAPYWVVHRADLQSALAGAVSDHPDIDLKLGATFEDVAPHAKGLTVVHRSGTIRRSDLASALIGADGIWSTVRQHLFPEVQPRFSGLIAWRGTLDATQLPKDYTARRVQLWMGPNAHLVAYPIAGGRQINVVAVLPGTWNRPGWSTPGDPREVMDAFAAPRWPPPARMMLATVESWRKWALFGVPDDCPWSKGPVALLGDAVHAMLPFAAQGAGMAIEDAAVLAQHLSPEAAESTAGITAALRQYGRTRQARVRRVQRTARQQGRIYHFTGPLAFARDLAVRALGPERMLARQDWIYGWRP from the coding sequence GTGGCGCTCTCCCGAACGATTGTCATCGCCGGTGCCGGCATCGGTGGACTGACGGCTGCGCTTGCGCTCGCGGCCCGCGGCTTCCGCATTGTCGTATTGGAGAAGGCCGAGCGGCTCGAGGAAGTCGGCGCCGGTCTGCAACTCTCTCCCAATGCCAGCCGCGTGCTGGTCGAGCTCGGCCTCACCGAGCGCCTCAAGCTGCGCGCCGTGATCCCGGAGGCAGTCTCGATCATGAGCGCGCGGGCCGGCGGCGAGCTTTTGCGCATGCCGCTGGGAGAAGCCGCCGCCGCGCGCGCCGGCGCCCCCTATTGGGTGGTGCACCGCGCCGACCTGCAATCCGCCCTTGCCGGCGCAGTCTCCGACCATCCCGATATCGACCTGAAACTGGGCGCGACCTTCGAAGACGTCGCGCCTCACGCCAAGGGGCTGACGGTCGTCCATCGCAGCGGCACGATCCGGCGCAGCGATCTTGCCAGTGCGCTGATCGGCGCCGACGGCATCTGGTCGACGGTGCGCCAGCATCTGTTTCCCGAGGTGCAGCCGCGCTTCTCCGGGCTGATTGCCTGGCGCGGTACGCTCGATGCCACGCAACTGCCGAAGGACTACACCGCGCGCCGGGTTCAGCTCTGGATGGGCCCGAATGCCCATCTCGTCGCCTACCCGATCGCGGGCGGACGCCAGATCAACGTGGTCGCGGTGCTGCCGGGCACCTGGAACAGACCGGGCTGGAGCACGCCCGGCGATCCCCGCGAGGTGATGGACGCCTTCGCCGCGCCGCGCTGGCCGCCGCCGGCGCGCATGATGCTCGCCACGGTGGAGAGCTGGCGGAAATGGGCGCTGTTCGGCGTGCCTGACGACTGCCCCTGGAGCAAAGGCCCGGTCGCGCTGCTCGGCGACGCCGTGCATGCGATGCTGCCGTTTGCGGCCCAGGGCGCCGGCATGGCGATCGAGGACGCCGCTGTGCTCGCGCAGCATTTGAGCCCTGAGGCCGCCGAGAGCACCGCGGGCATCACGGCTGCGCTGAGACAATACGGCCGGACGCGGCAGGCGCGCGTGCGGCGGGTGCAGCGGACTGCGCGGCAGCAGGGCCGCATCTATCATTTCACTGGGCCGCTCGCGTTCGCGCGCGATCTTGCGGTCCGGGCGCTCGGCCCGGAACGCATGCTGGCACGGCAGGACTGGATCTACGGCTGGCGGCCCTGA
- a CDS encoding multidrug effflux MFS transporter, protein MSDVNADDWVSSGHRPMGFPEFVIVIASIMALNPLAMDMMLPALPNIGAAFQIPNANHLQLVLSTFLIGFGAGQFVMGPLSDRFGRRPVLLGGMAVYAVASVLAIAAPSFETLLLARALQGFGTSATRVIATSIVRDCYVGRRMASVMSLAMMIFIAVPVIAPSFGQAVLLVTAWRGIFVVLMLYGLLALAWSVLRLPETLPESERRSLAPADVLTAYWQTVTHRQTLGYALAAGSVMGALFAYVFLAQQVFVGIYHLGHYFPLAFAAIAAGTAIAGFLNARFVGTLGMRVISHGALTLYTTVAGVMLLTESLGALPLPLFMVLSALMMFSFGMMVANFTALAMEPQGHIAGTASSLYGSITTLIGIAIGMAIGQSFDGTLLPFSVGFFVSSLAALAIVLVVERGRLFKPHHRAIG, encoded by the coding sequence TTGTCCGACGTCAATGCCGACGATTGGGTGTCCTCGGGACACCGTCCGATGGGTTTTCCCGAATTCGTCATCGTGATCGCGTCGATCATGGCGCTGAATCCGCTTGCGATGGACATGATGCTGCCGGCGCTGCCCAATATCGGGGCAGCCTTCCAGATTCCCAACGCCAATCATCTTCAACTGGTGCTGTCGACCTTCCTGATCGGCTTTGGCGCGGGTCAGTTCGTCATGGGCCCGTTGTCGGATCGCTTCGGCCGCCGCCCGGTGCTGCTCGGCGGGATGGCGGTCTATGCGGTGGCGAGCGTGCTGGCGATTGCCGCGCCTTCGTTCGAGACGCTGCTGCTGGCGCGAGCACTGCAGGGCTTCGGCACCTCGGCGACGCGCGTGATCGCGACCTCGATCGTGCGCGACTGTTACGTCGGCCGCCGCATGGCGAGCGTGATGTCGCTTGCGATGATGATCTTCATCGCGGTCCCCGTGATCGCCCCCTCGTTCGGACAGGCGGTGCTGCTGGTGACGGCGTGGCGCGGCATCTTCGTCGTGCTGATGCTCTACGGTCTGCTCGCGCTCGCATGGTCCGTGCTGCGGCTTCCGGAGACCTTGCCCGAGAGCGAACGCAGGTCGCTTGCCCCGGCCGACGTGCTCACGGCCTATTGGCAGACCGTGACCCATCGCCAAACCCTCGGCTACGCGCTCGCAGCCGGCAGCGTCATGGGCGCGCTGTTCGCCTACGTATTTTTGGCTCAGCAAGTTTTTGTCGGCATCTATCACCTCGGCCATTATTTTCCGCTGGCCTTCGCCGCGATCGCGGCCGGCACCGCCATTGCCGGCTTTCTCAACGCAAGATTCGTCGGGACCCTCGGCATGCGCGTGATCTCGCACGGCGCCCTGACGCTCTACACCACGGTGGCAGGCGTGATGCTGCTGACGGAAAGCCTTGGCGCGTTGCCACTTCCCCTGTTCATGGTGCTTTCGGCGCTGATGATGTTCTCGTTCGGCATGATGGTCGCGAACTTCACCGCGCTCGCCATGGAGCCGCAGGGCCATATCGCCGGCACGGCGTCCTCGCTCTACGGCTCGATCACCACGCTGATCGGCATCGCCATCGGCATGGCGATCGGACAAAGCTTCGACGGCACGCTGCTGCCGTTCTCGGTCGGCTTTTTCGTGTCGTCACTCGCCGCGCTCGCGATCGTGCTGGTGGTGGAGAGGGGACGGCTGTTCAAGCCGCATCATCGCGCCATCGGGTGA
- a CDS encoding ABC transporter substrate-binding protein, with translation MFKLMRRGPRAFASKLALSVVALSTALASPVLAAGKTITAVMHSDLRIIDPIFTTAYITRDHGYMIYDTLVAPDSNFKIQPQMADWKISDDKLTYTFTLRDGLKWHDGAPVTAEDCVASLKRWAAVDGMGQKLLDFTASIEATDAKTITLKLKEPYGLVLDSIGKPSSRVAFMMPKRLAETPPDKQIPEQIGSGPFKFVQSEFQPGVKAVYVKNTDYVPRKEPSSWTSGGKVVKVDRVEWITMPDSQTAVNALQSGDIDFVENLPYDMLPLLEANKEITIEVSNKFGFQTLGRMNFLHPPFDNVKVRRAALLAINQKDVLDALVGNAKYQKICGAFFVCDTPFATEVGGETLVKGNGMAEAKKALAESGYDGTPIVIMAPGDVTTLKAQPIVAAQLLREAGFKVDLQATDWQTVVSRRASQKPPKEGGWNMFFTNWVAADVSNPIANLSIGGQGKKGWFGWAENAKIEKLKDDFVRAASLDDQKKIAADIQKEAYEQVIYIPLGQYLLPSGWRKSLTGVLDGPATPLFWNVDKSE, from the coding sequence ATGTTTAAGTTGATGCGCCGGGGGCCTCGCGCGTTCGCCTCCAAACTTGCGCTGTCGGTCGTCGCGCTTTCGACCGCACTGGCCTCGCCGGTGCTTGCGGCCGGCAAGACCATCACGGCGGTGATGCACTCGGATCTGCGCATCATCGATCCGATCTTCACCACGGCCTACATCACGCGCGACCATGGCTACATGATCTACGACACGCTCGTGGCGCCCGATTCGAACTTCAAGATCCAGCCGCAGATGGCGGACTGGAAGATCTCCGACGACAAGCTCACCTACACGTTCACGCTGCGCGACGGCCTGAAGTGGCATGACGGTGCGCCGGTGACGGCGGAGGACTGCGTTGCCTCGCTCAAGCGCTGGGCCGCAGTCGACGGCATGGGCCAGAAACTGCTCGACTTCACCGCGAGCATCGAGGCGACCGATGCCAAGACCATCACGCTGAAGCTAAAGGAGCCCTACGGCCTCGTGCTCGACTCGATCGGCAAGCCGTCCTCCCGCGTTGCCTTCATGATGCCGAAGCGCCTCGCCGAGACGCCGCCGGACAAGCAGATCCCCGAGCAGATCGGTTCGGGTCCTTTCAAGTTCGTGCAGTCGGAATTCCAGCCAGGCGTGAAGGCGGTCTACGTCAAGAACACCGATTACGTGCCGCGCAAGGAGCCGTCGAGCTGGACCTCCGGCGGCAAGGTGGTGAAGGTCGACCGTGTCGAGTGGATCACCATGCCGGACTCGCAGACCGCGGTGAACGCCTTGCAGTCGGGCGACATCGACTTCGTGGAAAATCTTCCCTACGACATGCTCCCGTTGCTGGAAGCGAACAAGGAGATCACGATCGAGGTCTCGAACAAGTTCGGTTTCCAGACGCTCGGCCGAATGAACTTCCTTCATCCGCCGTTCGACAATGTCAAAGTGCGCCGTGCTGCCTTGCTGGCGATAAACCAGAAGGACGTTCTCGACGCGCTCGTCGGCAACGCCAAATATCAGAAGATTTGTGGTGCCTTCTTCGTGTGCGATACGCCGTTCGCGACCGAAGTCGGCGGGGAGACGCTGGTGAAGGGCAACGGCATGGCCGAAGCCAAGAAGGCGCTCGCCGAATCCGGCTATGATGGCACCCCGATCGTGATCATGGCCCCCGGCGATGTAACGACGCTGAAGGCACAGCCGATCGTTGCGGCTCAGTTGCTGCGCGAGGCCGGCTTCAAGGTCGACCTGCAAGCGACCGATTGGCAGACGGTCGTGAGCCGCCGCGCCAGCCAGAAGCCTCCGAAGGAGGGTGGCTGGAACATGTTCTTCACGAACTGGGTCGCGGCCGACGTCTCCAACCCGATCGCCAATCTCTCGATCGGCGGCCAGGGCAAGAAGGGCTGGTTCGGCTGGGCCGAGAACGCCAAGATCGAAAAGCTCAAGGACGACTTCGTTCGCGCCGCCTCGCTCGACGATCAGAAGAAGATCGCTGCTGACATCCAGAAGGAAGCCTATGAGCAGGTGATCTACATCCCGCTGGGGCAGTATCTCCTGCCGAGCGGCTGGCGCAAATCGCTGACCGGCGTGCTCGACGGTCCCGCGACCCCGTTGTTCTGGAACGTCGACAAGTCGGAGTAG
- a CDS encoding M20/M25/M40 family metallo-hydrolase, giving the protein MNPANLPFDSEAMLQGLRGWVECESPTWDANAVNRMLDIAAREMAIMGATIERIAGRQGFGGVIRARFPHPKQGEPGILIAGHMDTVHPTGTIEKLKWRREGSKCYGPGIYDMKGGNYLSLEAIRQLARASFTTPLPITVLFTPDEEVGTPSTREIIEAEAARNKYVLVPEPGRADNGVTTGRYAIARFNLEAIGRPSHAGATLSAGRSAIREMARQILAIDAMTGEDCTFSVGVVHGGQWVNCVATTATGEALSMAKRQADLDRGVERMLALSGTTNDVTFKVTRGVTRPVWEPDAGTMALYEQARVIAKSLGAELPHGSAGGGSDGNFTGAMGIPTLDGLGVRGGNGHTLEEYIEVESLVERGRLMAGLLATLE; this is encoded by the coding sequence ATGAATCCAGCCAATCTTCCCTTCGATTCCGAAGCAATGCTCCAGGGTCTACGCGGCTGGGTGGAATGCGAAAGCCCGACCTGGGACGCGAACGCCGTGAACCGCATGCTCGATATCGCGGCGCGGGAGATGGCGATCATGGGTGCGACGATCGAGCGCATTGCCGGTCGCCAGGGCTTTGGCGGCGTGATCCGCGCCCGCTTTCCGCATCCGAAGCAGGGCGAGCCGGGCATCCTGATCGCCGGACACATGGATACCGTCCACCCCACGGGCACCATCGAGAAGCTGAAATGGCGCCGAGAGGGCAGTAAGTGCTACGGACCCGGCATCTACGACATGAAGGGCGGCAATTATCTTTCGCTGGAAGCGATCCGGCAACTGGCCCGCGCCTCGTTCACGACGCCGCTGCCGATCACCGTGCTGTTCACGCCCGACGAGGAAGTCGGCACACCCTCCACGCGCGAGATCATCGAGGCGGAGGCCGCGCGCAACAAATACGTGCTGGTGCCCGAGCCCGGGCGCGCTGACAACGGTGTCACCACCGGACGTTACGCCATCGCGCGCTTCAATCTCGAGGCGATCGGCCGGCCCAGCCACGCCGGGGCGACCTTGTCGGCGGGCCGCTCTGCTATCCGCGAGATGGCGCGGCAAATCCTCGCCATCGACGCGATGACGGGCGAGGACTGCACGTTTTCGGTCGGCGTCGTGCACGGGGGTCAATGGGTCAATTGCGTTGCCACGACCGCCACCGGCGAAGCGCTTTCGATGGCCAAACGCCAAGCCGACCTCGATCGCGGTGTGGAGAGGATGCTGGCGCTCTCCGGTACAACCAATGATGTCACCTTCAAGGTGACGCGCGGCGTGACACGTCCGGTCTGGGAGCCCGATGCCGGCACCATGGCGCTTTATGAACAGGCACGCGTTATCGCCAAGTCGCTCGGCGCAGAACTGCCGCATGGGAGCGCCGGCGGCGGCTCCGACGGCAATTTCACCGGCGCAATGGGCATCCCGACTCTCGACGGCCTGGGCGTGCGTGGCGGCAACGGCCACACGCTCGAAGAGTATATCGAGGTCGAAAGTCTGGTCGAACGCGGCCGGCTGATGGCGGGGCTGCTCGCGACGCTCGAGTAA
- a CDS encoding ABC transporter permease: MLGYLLRRILAAVPVMGVVALFVFLLLRLTPGDPAAILAGDNATPERLERIRTSLGLNEPLIVQFITWLNKLLHGDLGTSLISNLPVMKMIGQRVEPSISIALSTIILAVIVAVPLGVIAAWKHGTWIDRFVMGLSVLGFSVPVFVVGYILIEIFAIDLRWVPVQGFRSISNGFGPFFERIILPTCALSFIYIALIARMTRAAMLDVLGEDYVRTARAKGINEVAVMMRHALRNAAVPVITVIGTGFALLISGVVVTESVFNIPGIGRLTVDAVLARDYPVIQAMILLTSLIYVVVNLLIDVAYTLLDPRIRY; this comes from the coding sequence TTGCTCGGATATCTCCTTCGCCGAATTCTCGCCGCCGTGCCCGTGATGGGCGTGGTGGCGCTGTTCGTCTTCCTCCTGCTCCGCCTCACCCCGGGCGATCCCGCCGCGATTCTTGCCGGCGACAACGCCACGCCGGAGCGGCTCGAGCGCATCCGCACCTCGCTGGGCCTCAACGAGCCGCTGATCGTGCAGTTCATCACCTGGCTGAACAAGCTGCTGCATGGCGATCTCGGAACTTCACTCATCTCCAACCTTCCGGTGATGAAGATGATCGGCCAGCGGGTCGAGCCGTCGATCTCGATTGCGCTGTCGACCATCATCCTCGCCGTCATCGTCGCTGTTCCCCTGGGCGTGATCGCGGCCTGGAAGCACGGCACCTGGATCGACCGTTTCGTGATGGGCCTGTCCGTGCTCGGCTTCTCGGTGCCGGTGTTCGTGGTCGGCTACATCCTGATCGAGATCTTCGCGATCGACCTGCGCTGGGTGCCGGTGCAGGGCTTCCGCAGCATCTCGAACGGTTTTGGGCCGTTCTTCGAGCGCATCATTCTGCCGACCTGTGCGCTGTCCTTCATCTACATCGCGTTGATCGCGCGCATGACGCGCGCGGCGATGCTCGACGTGCTCGGCGAGGACTACGTCCGCACCGCGCGCGCAAAAGGCATCAACGAAGTCGCCGTGATGATGCGCCATGCGCTGCGCAACGCCGCCGTGCCCGTGATCACGGTGATCGGTACCGGCTTTGCGCTTCTGATCTCCGGGGTCGTCGTCACCGAGAGCGTGTTCAACATCCCCGGCATCGGCCGCCTCACAGTGGATGCGGTGCTGGCGCGCGACTATCCGGTGATCCAGGCGATGATCTTGCTGACGTCGTTGATCTACGTCGTCGTCAACCTCCTTATCGACGTCGCCTACACGCTGCTCGATCCCCGGATCCGGTACTAG
- a CDS encoding ABC transporter permease — MSVDTLPQSSIPITSPLRPRFGFLTSTPIIAAATICLALVVLISILAPLIAPYDPIQLAPSQRLKPSSAQFLLGTDAYGRDLLSRVMYGGRISLLIGIGSAIMSIVIGLAIGLVSGFFKLVDSVMMRIMDGLMAMPSILLAIAVVSLSGASLWTVLIAITIPEVPRVARLVRSVVLSAREEPYVEAAISVGTSLPKIMWRHLMPNTIAPLIVQGSYVCASAILTEAILSFLGAGISPETPTWGNIMAEGRQYFQLKPTLIFWPGLLLSIAILSINLIGDAARDALDPRMKQREGK, encoded by the coding sequence ATGTCGGTCGATACCCTTCCCCAGTCGTCCATCCCGATCACGTCGCCGCTGCGGCCGCGCTTCGGATTCCTGACCTCGACGCCGATCATCGCGGCAGCGACCATCTGCCTGGCGCTGGTTGTGCTGATCTCAATCCTGGCTCCGTTGATCGCGCCGTATGATCCGATCCAGCTTGCGCCCTCGCAGCGGCTGAAGCCCTCTTCGGCGCAGTTCCTGCTCGGCACCGACGCCTATGGCCGCGACCTGCTGTCGCGCGTCATGTATGGCGGGCGCATTTCGCTTCTGATCGGCATCGGCTCGGCGATCATGTCGATCGTCATTGGGTTGGCGATCGGCCTCGTCTCCGGGTTCTTCAAGCTGGTCGATTCCGTCATGATGCGGATCATGGACGGCCTGATGGCGATGCCGAGCATCCTGCTGGCAATCGCCGTGGTGTCGCTGTCCGGCGCCAGCCTCTGGACCGTGCTGATCGCGATCACGATCCCCGAGGTTCCGCGCGTGGCACGCCTGGTGCGCTCGGTCGTGCTGTCGGCGCGCGAAGAGCCCTATGTTGAAGCGGCGATCTCGGTCGGCACATCCCTGCCAAAGATCATGTGGCGGCATTTGATGCCGAACACGATCGCACCTCTGATCGTGCAGGGCAGTTACGTCTGCGCGTCCGCGATCCTCACCGAGGCCATCCTCTCCTTCCTCGGCGCCGGCATCTCGCCGGAAACGCCGACCTGGGGCAACATCATGGCCGAGGGCCGTCAGTACTTCCAGCTCAAGCCGACGCTGATCTTCTGGCCCGGCCTGCTGCTCTCGATCGCCATCCTCAGCATCAATTTGATCGGCGACGCCGCCCGCGACGCACTCGATCCGCGCATGAAGCAGCGGGAAGGCAAATGA
- a CDS encoding ABC transporter ATP-binding protein, which yields MTSPILDINNLVVSVGKKPNAANIIDRISIQVHERETLCLVGESGSGKSVTSLTTMGLLPKGTLIPTGGSVKLVGEEILTATDRRLRQLRATRMAMIFQEPMTALNPVMPVGRQIDEVLRAHTKLDAKARKKRILDMMEQVRLPQVERIFASYPHRLSGGQRQRIMIAMALVLEPKLLIADEPTTALDVTTQKQILTLIRDLQRDHGTAVLFITHDMGVVAEIADRVAVMRQGRLVETGTLDSILRNPTMEYTRNLLSAVPSLVPRAARPETKEPVVLEANELGKVYRERAFFGKGREVVAADKVTLTLRKGRTLGIVGESGSGKSTVARCIVRLIDPTSGGVRLSGREISDISRRLLQPHRKKIQIVFQDPYRSLNPRVTVGESIAEGPINYGMSHADAMKRARELLELVGLPADAVARYPHQFSGGQRQRIAIARALALDPDVLVADEAVSALDVSVQAQVLELFDEIQKRLGIAILFITHDLRVAAQICDEVVVMQHGRVVEQGPAAEVLTHPKEAYTRALLEAAPGRGWDFANFRPVAEGVAATL from the coding sequence ATGACCAGCCCCATCCTCGACATCAACAACCTCGTCGTATCCGTCGGCAAGAAGCCGAATGCTGCAAACATCATCGATCGCATCTCGATCCAGGTGCACGAGCGCGAGACGCTGTGCCTCGTCGGCGAAAGCGGCTCGGGCAAGTCGGTGACCTCCCTGACCACGATGGGTCTGCTGCCGAAGGGCACGCTGATTCCCACCGGCGGCAGCGTCAAGCTGGTCGGCGAGGAGATTCTCACCGCGACCGACCGCCGCCTGCGGCAACTCCGCGCGACCCGGATGGCGATGATCTTCCAGGAGCCGATGACGGCACTCAATCCGGTGATGCCGGTCGGCCGCCAGATCGACGAAGTCCTGCGCGCGCACACCAAACTCGATGCGAAAGCGCGCAAGAAGCGCATCCTCGACATGATGGAGCAGGTCCGCCTGCCCCAAGTCGAGCGCATCTTTGCCTCCTACCCTCACCGACTCTCCGGCGGTCAACGCCAGCGCATCATGATTGCGATGGCACTCGTGCTCGAACCGAAGCTGCTCATCGCCGACGAACCAACCACCGCGCTCGACGTGACAACGCAGAAGCAGATTTTGACCCTGATCCGCGATCTCCAGCGCGATCACGGCACCGCCGTGCTGTTCATCACCCATGACATGGGCGTGGTCGCCGAAATCGCCGACCGCGTTGCGGTGATGCGGCAGGGCCGACTGGTCGAAACCGGAACGCTGGATTCCATCCTGCGCAATCCGACCATGGAGTACACCCGCAACCTGCTCTCCGCAGTGCCGAGCCTGGTGCCGCGCGCGGCACGGCCTGAGACCAAGGAACCGGTGGTGCTGGAGGCCAACGAACTCGGCAAGGTCTACCGCGAGCGCGCGTTCTTCGGTAAAGGCCGTGAAGTCGTCGCTGCCGACAAAGTCACGCTGACGCTGCGCAAGGGCCGCACGCTCGGCATCGTCGGCGAGAGCGGCTCAGGCAAATCGACCGTGGCGCGCTGCATCGTCCGCCTGATCGACCCGACCTCCGGCGGCGTACGCCTCTCCGGCCGCGAGATCTCGGACATCTCGCGGCGGCTGTTGCAGCCGCATCGGAAGAAGATCCAGATCGTATTCCAGGACCCCTACCGCTCGCTCAACCCGCGCGTCACCGTCGGCGAAAGCATCGCGGAAGGCCCGATCAATTACGGCATGTCGCATGCCGACGCAATGAAGCGTGCCCGCGAGTTGCTCGAGCTGGTCGGCCTGCCCGCCGATGCGGTCGCGCGCTATCCGCACCAGTTCTCCGGCGGCCAGCGTCAGCGCATTGCGATCGCCCGCGCGCTCGCGCTCGATCCCGACGTGCTGGTGGCGGACGAGGCGGTCTCCGCCCTCGACGTCTCCGTGCAGGCGCAAGTGCTGGAACTGTTCGACGAGATCCAGAAGCGGCTCGGCATCGCCATCCTGTTCATCACTCACGATCTGCGCGTCGCAGCACAGATCTGCGACGAGGTCGTGGTGATGCAGCACGGCCGCGTCGTCGAGCAGGGTCCGGCCGCCGAAGTGCTGACGCATCCGAAGGAAGCGTACACCAGAGCCCTGCTCGAGGCAGCGCCAGGCCGCGGCTGGGATTTTGCGAACTTCCGGCCGGTGGCCGAGGGCGTGGCGGCCACTCTGTAG